Proteins from a genomic interval of Microbacterium abyssi:
- a CDS encoding DNA-directed RNA polymerase subunit alpha, with product MLIAQRPTLTEEKIAENRSRFIVEPLEPGFGYTIGNALRRSLLSSIPGAAVTSIRIDGVLHEFSTIPGVKEDVTEIILNIKQLVVSSERDEPITAYLRKTGAGEVTAADISAPAGVEVHNSDLVIATLNDTAKFELELTIERGRGYVSATQNRNEYAEAGQIPVDSIYSPVLKVSYRVEATRAGERTDFDKLILDVETKNSILPRDAVASAAKTLTELFGLARELNVEAEGIEIGPAPVEPVLSSELSMPIEDLDLSVRSYNCLKREGINTVSELVALSETQLMNIRNFGQKSVDEVRDKLISLGLSLKDSVPGFDGAHFYGAGEDESF from the coding sequence GTGCTCATTGCACAGCGTCCCACACTGACCGAGGAAAAGATCGCCGAGAACCGGAGCCGGTTCATCGTCGAGCCGCTCGAGCCCGGTTTCGGATACACCATCGGCAACGCGCTCCGTCGCAGCCTGCTCTCGTCGATCCCCGGCGCTGCTGTCACCAGCATCCGCATCGACGGTGTCCTGCACGAGTTCAGCACGATCCCGGGCGTGAAGGAGGATGTCACCGAGATCATCCTCAACATCAAGCAGCTGGTCGTGTCGTCCGAGCGCGACGAGCCCATCACGGCGTACCTGCGCAAGACCGGTGCCGGCGAAGTGACCGCGGCTGACATCTCGGCTCCGGCCGGCGTCGAGGTGCACAACTCCGACCTCGTCATCGCGACTCTCAACGACACCGCGAAGTTCGAGCTCGAGCTCACCATCGAGCGTGGCCGTGGCTACGTGTCGGCGACCCAGAACCGCAACGAGTACGCCGAGGCCGGGCAGATCCCCGTCGACTCGATCTACTCGCCGGTCCTCAAGGTCAGCTACCGCGTCGAGGCGACTCGTGCCGGTGAGCGCACCGACTTCGACAAGCTCATCCTGGACGTCGAGACGAAGAACTCGATCCTCCCGCGTGACGCCGTCGCATCGGCCGCGAAGACCCTGACCGAGCTGTTCGGCCTCGCTCGCGAGCTGAACGTCGAGGCCGAGGGCATCGAGATCGGCCCGGCGCCTGTCGAGCCCGTTCTCTCTAGCGAGCTGTCGATGCCGATCGAGGACCTCGACCTGTCGGTCCGCTCCTACAACTGCCTCAAGCGCGAGGGCATCAACACGGTGTCCGAGCTCGTGGCGCTGTCGGAGACGCAGCTCATGAACATCCGCAACTTCGGCCAGAAGTCGGTCGACGAGGTGCGCGACAAGCTCATCTCGCTCGGTCTGTCGCTCAAGGATTCGGTGCCCGGTTTCGACGGCGCCCACTTCTACGGCGCAGGCGAAGACGAGTCCTTCTGA
- the rpmJ gene encoding 50S ribosomal protein L36: protein MKVNPSVKPICDHCKVIRRHGRVMVICKSNPRHKQRQG from the coding sequence ATGAAGGTCAACCCCAGCGTCAAGCCCATCTGCGATCACTGCAAGGTGATCCGCCGTCACGGCCGCGTCATGGTGATCTGCAAGAGCAACCCGCGCCACAAGCAGCGCCAGGGTTGA
- the rpsM gene encoding 30S ribosomal protein S13: MARLAGVDIPRDKRVVIALTYIYGVGRTRSVEILKATEIDESIRVKDLTDDQLIALRDHIEGTYKVEGDLRREVAADIRRKVEIGSYEGIRHRRGLPVRGQRTKTNARTRKGPKRTVAGKKKAR; this comes from the coding sequence ATGGCACGTCTTGCCGGCGTTGACATCCCGCGCGACAAGCGCGTGGTGATCGCCCTTACCTACATCTACGGCGTCGGCCGTACCCGCTCGGTCGAGATCCTCAAGGCCACCGAGATCGACGAGTCGATCCGCGTCAAGGACCTCACCGACGACCAGCTCATCGCACTCCGCGATCACATCGAAGGCACCTACAAGGTGGAGGGTGACCTGCGCCGCGAGGTCGCCGCAGACATCCGCCGCAAGGTCGAGATCGGCTCCTACGAGGGCATCCGCCACCGTCGTGGCCTCCCGGTCCGCGGTCAGCGCACCAAGACCAACGCCCGTACCCGCAAGGGCCCGAAGCGCACCGTCGCCGGCAAGAAGAAGGCCCGCTAA
- the infA gene encoding translation initiation factor IF-1, with protein sequence MAKKDGVIEIEGVISEALPNAMFRVELTNGHKVLATISGKMRQNYIRIIPEDRVVVELSPYDLTRGRIVYRYR encoded by the coding sequence ATGGCTAAGAAAGACGGTGTCATCGAGATCGAGGGCGTCATTTCCGAGGCGTTGCCCAACGCGATGTTCCGCGTTGAGCTCACCAACGGACACAAGGTGCTCGCCACGATCTCCGGAAAGATGCGGCAGAACTACATCCGCATCATCCCCGAGGACCGCGTGGTCGTGGAGCTCAGCCCCTACGACCTCACCCGCGGTCGCATCGTCTACCGCTACCGCTGA
- the rpsK gene encoding 30S ribosomal protein S11, whose translation MAAPKAAARKPRRKEKKNIALGQAHIKSTFNNTIVSITDPSGAVISWASSGGVGFKGSRKSTPYAAGMAAESAARQAQEHGVKKVDVFVKGPGSGRETAIRSLTAAGLEVGSIQDVTPQAHNGCRPPKRRRV comes from the coding sequence ATGGCTGCACCTAAGGCCGCCGCGCGCAAGCCGCGCCGCAAGGAGAAGAAGAACATCGCGCTGGGCCAGGCCCACATCAAGTCGACGTTCAACAACACGATCGTCTCGATCACCGACCCGTCCGGCGCTGTCATCAGCTGGGCCTCGTCCGGTGGCGTGGGCTTCAAGGGCTCGCGCAAGTCGACCCCGTACGCCGCTGGTATGGCTGCCGAGTCGGCCGCCCGCCAGGCTCAGGAGCACGGCGTCAAGAAGGTCGACGTCTTCGTGAAGGGTCCGGGCTCCGGCCGCGAGACCGCGATCCGCTCGCTCACGGCCGCCGGCCTCGAGGTGGGTTCGATCCAGGACGTCACGCCGCAGGCGCACAACGGCTGCCGCCCGCCGAAGCGCCGCCGCGTCTGA
- the rplQ gene encoding 50S ribosomal protein L17, whose amino-acid sequence MPKPTKGPRLGGGPAHERLLLANLASALFTHKSIKTTETKAKRLRPLAERLITFAKRGDLHARRRVLSILGNKEVVHILFAEIAPLVAEREGGYTRITKVGNRKGDNAPMAVIELVLEPVTPKAKKAAPKAEKAAPKAEKVEEKPAEEAPAEDAADAGAESQEEGAAAEAAAEDAVEAPADEKSE is encoded by the coding sequence ATGCCTAAGCCCACCAAGGGTCCCCGCCTCGGAGGCGGCCCCGCCCACGAGCGCCTGTTGCTTGCCAACCTCGCATCGGCCCTCTTCACCCACAAGTCGATCAAGACGACCGAGACCAAGGCCAAGCGCCTGCGTCCGCTCGCTGAGCGTCTGATCACCTTCGCCAAGCGCGGCGACCTGCACGCGCGTCGCCGGGTGCTGTCGATCCTCGGCAACAAGGAAGTCGTGCACATCCTGTTCGCTGAGATCGCACCGCTCGTCGCCGAGCGCGAGGGTGGCTACACCCGCATCACGAAGGTCGGCAACCGCAAGGGCGACAACGCCCCGATGGCCGTGATCGAGCTCGTCCTCGAGCCCGTCACCCCGAAGGCCAAGAAGGCTGCCCCGAAGGCTGAGAAGGCTGCTCCGAAGGCTGAGAAGGTCGAAGAGAAGCCGGCCGAGGAGGCTCCCGCCGAGGATGCCGCTGACGCGGGCGCCGAGTCGCAGGAGGAAGGCGCAGCCGCTGAGGCTGCCGCCGAGGACGCCGTCGAGGCGCCTGCCGACGAGAAGTCCGAGTAA
- a CDS encoding DsbA family protein, whose protein sequence is MAAAAKSNTNWFAIGISIAVVVVLVALGGLVVFLNNQASAPGTAPQSAIVNEETGAISFGEGDTEIDTFVDFMCPICGDFEDTYGTALQDAAAADEITLNIHPVSILDRLSQNTEFSTRAGSAVYCVAAEAPDSTLDFFNALFENQPAENSAGLSDDELIALAEQAGAGDAAGCITDGTYKRFVASQTDEHEIQGTPTVEIDGERIENSEIGARFAEILG, encoded by the coding sequence ATGGCCGCTGCTGCCAAGAGCAACACCAACTGGTTCGCCATCGGAATCTCGATCGCCGTCGTCGTGGTCCTCGTGGCCCTCGGCGGTCTGGTCGTCTTCCTCAACAACCAGGCGAGCGCGCCGGGTACGGCTCCGCAGAGCGCGATCGTGAACGAGGAGACGGGCGCCATCAGCTTCGGCGAGGGTGACACCGAGATCGACACGTTCGTCGACTTCATGTGCCCCATCTGCGGTGACTTCGAAGACACCTACGGCACGGCACTGCAGGATGCCGCAGCGGCAGACGAGATCACGCTGAACATCCACCCCGTCTCGATCCTCGACCGCCTCTCCCAGAACACCGAGTTCTCCACTCGTGCCGGCAGCGCGGTCTACTGCGTCGCCGCCGAGGCCCCCGACTCCACGCTCGACTTCTTCAACGCGCTGTTCGAGAACCAGCCGGCCGAGAACTCAGCAGGCCTGAGCGACGACGAGCTCATCGCCCTCGCCGAGCAGGCCGGCGCCGGCGACGCGGCGGGCTGCATCACCGACGGCACCTACAAGCGTTTCGTCGCCTCGCAGACCGACGAACATGAGATCCAGGGCACTCCGACCGTCGAGATCGACGGAGAGCGCATCGAGAACTCCGAGATCGGCGCCCGCTTCGCCGAGATCCTCGGCTGA